One stretch of Archocentrus centrarchus isolate MPI-CPG fArcCen1 chromosome 5, fArcCen1, whole genome shotgun sequence DNA includes these proteins:
- the LOC115779925 gene encoding uncharacterized protein LOC115779925 yields MELDRLIRKRRAIRGATTRLLQTMDTELNRDPADVGRLRELLANLSTKEETLRELDQGIEDAIATDDLEAEIASTEDYKERVITLRTRAQRAAQAVKKASDVVALRQLYDECEIQIRSLESLGVVSETYGSLLCPILLQLIPEEITLQYSRQRAAKRNTVKLVLENMQDSGQKIEIEAIETPQICTAVMKVPGEPIQRELERRGLQFADAPADGANDSELSVLIGADFYWSTVSGRVERLTDKLVALESVFGWSVQGPVTMSSVTEAACMHVRIEEEALISSQLKAFWEVDSLGIIKHEPSDPDEDNALQMFGKTTQFKDGRYEVELPWRHENPELPDNYQIAKKRFEGLKRKLRADVIFYKRYSEVIEDYLQQGIVEEVTDDECLSPTVKYYLPHHAVLREDKMTTKLRVVFDASSHEDGCPSLNNCLLTGPNLNPDLLGILVRFRLHKIAFMADIKKAFLQISLAQKDRDAVRFLWLTASPREEADERLRVLRMTRVVFGVSSSPFLLAAVVRRHLQQYKEHPHPVQLITESLYVDDFVASVRDIEEALSVTTEAKKIMAAAGMDLCKWMTNSPALKERWRKTVIGPIEEPDAHGTVLKVLGLVWRTQTDDFVFDLRPLLEKLTISGTKRNVLQHAASIFDPLGFLTPFTIRVKCLLQEMWERGLSWDEKLPPDLNGQWRNWRSELPLIHQIAIPRWYGERNEQSDKTLTLHVFCDASEKAYSAVAYLQWEGEDRKMASLVASKSRVAPLKKLSLPHLELMGALIGARLGRNLINLLKMELCQLHLWTDSMIVLHWIRSSAHKWKQFVANRVVEIQSLTDPAAWSHCKGKENPADLPTRGLSVTSLSQSQLWWRGPAFLTSSESEADCADQSVNDNSAEEELEVSEQVTVHLSTENNKAVEAVLDLQRYSKLKTVLRVTAWLKRFTDNTRLATKRKGELTAEELFQPEKYWIKLTQHQDFSQELNLMKDGKSTNKDSKIRELRPFFDEDGLMEKAHFSAIKTAFCCQRDSTE; encoded by the exons ATGGAACTGGATCGATTGATAAGGAAACGCCGAGCGATCCGTGGAGCCACAACGAGGCTACTGCAAACTATGGACACGGAGCTAAATCGGGACCCCGCTGATGTTGGACGCTTACGTGAGTTACTGGCGAACCTGTCCACTAAAGAGGAAACATTACGGGAGTTAGACCAAGGAATTgaggacgcgatagcgacggacGATTTGGAAGCAGAAATCGCGAGCACTGAGGATTATAAGGAAAGAGTCATCACGCTGAGGACACGTGCACAGCGAGCGGCGCAAGCTG TGAAGAAGGCGTCAGATGTGGTTGCATTAAGACAGCTCTATGATGAATGTGAGATCCAAATACGAAGTCTGGAGTCACTGGGAGTTGTGTCAGAGACTTATGGCAGTTTGCTTTGCCCCATCCTGCTGCAGTTGATACCAGAGGAGATCACACTTCAGTACAGCAGGCAACGAG CAGCTAAACGCAACACTGTGAAGCTGGTTCTGGAAAATATGCAGGACAGTGGACAGAAAATAGAAATTGAAGCGATAGAAACTCCACAAATCTGTACTGCAGTTATGAAGGTTCCAGGTGAGCCGATTCAGCGAGAACTGGAAAGAAGAGGTCTGCAGTTTGCAGATGCGCCAGCAGATGGTGCTAATGACTCCGAATTGTCAGTGCTAATCGGAGCAGACTTTTACTGGAGCACGGTATCAGGCCGTGTAGAGAGGCTCACAGACAAACTTGTTGCCCTTGAGAGCGTGTTTGGATGGTCTGTGCAGGGTCCAGTGACAATGTCAAGTGTCACTGAAGCAGCATGTATGCATGTACGCATTGAGGAAGAGGCACTGATTTCGAGCCAGCTTAAGGCCTTTTGGGAGGTAGATTCTCTTGGAATAATAAAACATGAACCAAGTGATCCAGATGAAGACAATGCACTCCAGATGTTTGGAAAAACAACTCAATTCAAGGATGGGCGATATGAAGTGGAACTGCCATGGCGGCACGAGAACCCAGAACTTCCAGACAACTACCAAATTGCCAAGAAAAGATTTGAAGGACTGAAACGCAAGTTGCGGGCAGATGTAATCTTCTACAAGAGATACAGCGAGGTGATAGAGGATTACCTGCAACAGGGCATAGTTGAAGAAGTTACTGATGATGAGTGTTTATCACCCACAGTTAAATATTACTTGCCTCATCATGCAGTGCTCCGCGAAGACAAGATGACAACTAAGCTGAGAGTGGTGTTTGATGCCTCATCACATGAAGACGGCTGTCCGTCCCTGAACAATTGCCTGCTAACAGGTCCAAACCTGAACCCAGACCTGCTTGGCATATTGGTCAGATTCAGACTGCATAAAATTGCATTCATGGCGGACATCAAGAAGGCATTCTTGCAAATTTCTCTTGCTCAGAAAGACAGAGACGCAGTGAGATTTCTGTGGCTCACTGCTTCACCAAGAGAAGAGGCTGACGAAAGGCTGCGCGTGTTGAGAATGACCAGAGTGGTGTTTGGGGTGTCCTCAAGCCCATTCCTGTTGGCAGCTGTGGTGAGAAGGCACCTTCAGCAATACAAAGAACACCCTCACCCTGTACAGCTAATCACAGAGTCACTGTATGTGGATGACTTTGTGGCCAGCGTCCGTGACATAGAAGAGGCTTTGTCTGTGACAACTGAAGCCAAGAAAATCATGGCTGCTGCTGGAATGGACCTGTGCAAGTGGATGACAAACTCTCCAGCACTTAAGGAGAGGTGGAGGAAGACAGTCATAGGGCCCATTGAAGAGCCAGATGCCCACGGAACAGTGCTGAAGGTATTGGGCTTAGTGTGGAGAACACAGACAGATGACTTTGTCTTTGACCTAAGACCTCTGTTGGAGAAGCTGACAATAAGCGGCACAAAGAGAAATGTTTTGCAACACGCTGCTAGTATCTTTGACCCTCTGGGTTTCCTAACACCATTTACCATTAGGGTTAAATGCCTGCTGCAAGAAATGTGGGAGAGAGGGCTGAGCTGGGACGAGAAGCTGCCACCTGATCTGAATGGACAATGGCGCAACTGGCGCTCTGAACTCCCCCTGATACACCAGATCGCTATACCACGCTGGTATGGAGAAAGGAATGAGCAGAGTGACAAAACATTAACACTTCATGTGTTTTGTGATGCCAGTGAAAAAGCATACAGTGCTGTGGCCTACCTACAGTGGGAGGGAGAGGACAGAAAGATGGCTAGTCTGGTTGCATCAAAATCCAGAGTAGCACCACTAAAGAAACTGTCCTTGCCACATCTCGAGCTAATGGGAGCACTGATAGGAGCAAGGCTCGGAAGAAACTTGATAAATCTGCTGAAGATGGAACTCTGTCAGCTTCACCTGTGGACAGACTCCATGATTGTGCTACACTGGATTCGCAGCTCAGCACACAAGTGGAAACAGTTTGTTGCCAACAGGGTGGTAGAAATCCAGTCCCTCACTGATCCAGCTGCGTGGTCTCATTGTAAAGGTAAAGAAAATCCAGCCGATTTACCCACACGTGGCCTGTCAGTGACGAGCCTGAGTCAGAGTCAGCTATGGTGGAGGGGCCCTGCCTTTCTGACCTCCTCTGAATCTGAGGCAGACTGCGCCGATCAATCAGTAAACGATAACTCTGCTGAGGAAGAATTGGAAGTAAGCGAACAAGTCACAGTACATCTCAGCACTGAAAACAACAAGGCAGTAGAGGCGGTGTTAGATCTTCAAAGATACAGTAAACTGAAGACTGTACTTAGAGTAACAGCCTGGTTAAAGAGATTTACAGACAACACACGTTTAGCAACCAAGAGAAAGGGAGAGCTGACCGCTGAGGAGTTATTTCAACCAGAAAAATACTGGATCAAGTTGACACAACACCAAGACTTCAGTCAAGAGCTGAATCTCATGAAGGATGGGAAGTCAACAAACAAGGATTCAAAGATCAGAGAATTAAGGCCCTTTTTTGATGAAGATGGATTGAT GGAAAAGGCTCACTTCTCTGCCATCAAAACAGCTTTCTGCTGTCAGCGGGACAGCACTGAATAG
- the mapkapk2a gene encoding MAP kinase-activated protein kinase 2 produces the protein MGDENMPRQTWKLGRVHELFPGRDGKMLQDCSKARREVELHWRASPCSNIVRIIDVYENLYQGRKCLLIVMECMDGGELFSRIQDRGDQAFTEREASDIMKSIGEAIQYLHGINIAHRDVKPENLLYSSKRPSALLKLTDFGFAKETTSHNSLATPCYTPYYVAPEVLGPEKYDKSCDMWSLGVIMYILLCGYPPFYSNHGLAISPGMKKRIRMGQYEFPNPEWSDVSEEAKQLIRTLLKTEPTQRMTITEFMNHPWINQSMEVPQTPLHTSRVLKEEKDAWEEVKEEMTSALATMRVDYEQIRIKTIEDATNPLLTKRRKKANNAAANAKSAAH, from the exons ATGGGAGATGAGAATATGCCACGACAGACCTGGAAGCTAGGAAGGGTTCATGAACTGTTTCCAGGGCGTGACGGGAAG ATGCTACAGGATTGTTCCAAGGCCCGCAGGGAAGTGGAGCTTCACTGGAGGGCATCACCTTGTTCCAACATTGTGCGTATCATTGATGTTTATGAGAACCTCTATCAGGGCAGGAAGTGTCTGCTTATTGTCATGGAATG catggATGGTGGTGAGCTCTTTAGTCGAATCCAGGACAGAGGAGACCAGGCCTTCACAGAGAGAG AGGCTTCTGATATCATGAAGAGCATAGGCGAGGCTATCCAGTATCTACACGGAATCAACATTGCCCACAGAGATGTCAAG CCAGAGAATTTACTGTATTCCTCAAAGAGACCCAGTGCCCTGCTCAAACTCACAGACTTTGGCTTTGCCAAGGAGACCACCTCGCACAACTCTTTAGCTACTCCCTGCTATACACCCTACTATGTTG CTCCGGAGGTTCTCGGCCCGGAGAAATACGACAAGTCATGTGACATGTGGTCGCTGGGTGTCATCATGTATATCTT GTTGTGTGGGTACCCTCCATTTTATTCTAACCATGGTCTAGCCATCTCTCCTGGAATGAAGAAGAGAATCAGGATGGGCCAGTATGAGTTTCCCAACCCAGAATGGTCTGATGTATCAGAGGAAG CTAAGCAACTGATTCGGACTCTTCTAAAGACTGAGCCCACTCAAAGGATGACCATCACAGAGTTCATGAATCATCCCTGGATCAAC CAGTCAATGGAGGTTCCCCAGACCCCTCTTCACACCAGCCGGGTTCTGAAGGAAGAGAAGGACGCATGGGAGGAAGTGAAG GAGGAAATGACCAGTGCCTTGGCAACAATGAGAGTTGACTATGAGCAAATCAGAATCAAAACCATCGAGGACGCGACCAATCCACTGCTAAcgaaaaggaggaagaaagcCAATAATGCTGCAGCTAATGCAAAATCTGCTGCTCATTGA
- the il10 gene encoding interleukin-10 translates to MTSHSVLLCVLALAYFFSSALCSPACNNRCCRFVEGFPLRLKQLRQDYARIRDYYEANDDLDTALLDQSVEDSFKSPYGCHTMNSLLDFYLSTVLPTAVAGVTEDIKSLKPHMESIQEIFSNLKRDVIQCRNYFSCKKQFDIQNLNSTYTQMESRGLYKAMGELDILFNYFETYLASKWQRN, encoded by the exons ATGACTTCTCACTCCGTCCTCCTGTGCGTCCTGGCTCTCGCGTATTTCTTCAGCTCTGCTTTGTGCAGTCCTGCGTGCAACAACCGGTGCTGCCGATTCGTGGAGGGCTTCCCGCTCAGGCTCAAGCAGCTCAGACAGGACTATGCACGGATCAGAGATTACTAC GAAGCAAACGATGACTTAGACACAGCGCTGCTAGATCAGAGCGTCGAAGACTCCTTTAAG AGCCCGTACGGCTGTCACACCATGAACAGCTTACTGGACTTTTACCTGAGCACGGTTCTGCCGACAGCCGTGGCCGGAGTGACCGAAGACATCAAGAGCCTAAAGCCTCACATGGAGTCCATACAAGAAATCTTCAGTAACCTCAAGAGAGATGTCATCCAGTGT AGAAACTACTTCTCCTGCAAGAAACAGTTTGACATCCAAAACCTAAACTCTACTTACACTCAG ATGGAGAGCAGAGGTCTATATAAGGCCATGGGAGAGCTGGATATATTGTTTAACTACTTTGAGACGTACCTTGCTTCTAAATGGCAAAGAAATTAA